AAATACGCCTTAAATACGGAATTGGTACAGTCGAGCTTCCCAATGCTGCGGTGTACCGATACGGTGTAGCTGGAATCGCCGAAACGAGAAGAACACTTTAACAATCTGATAGCCCAAGAAGAATCCCAGAAGTTACCAGAGGTGATAAGCCTAGCGTGGACTTGGAAGAGGTGTAGGATAGTATTGGAACCTTCGACAAGTTTGAAACCCTTAAGCAGACCCAGACCCGGGACAGGGGGGATGAATCTGGATGTGACGAATTGGCGAATAGAAGAAGCTTTTGCCATTCATCTCCAGCTTGGAGGATCCTTAGATTTGAGTCAGGGTTGGATTCAGAAATCGCCATTAACCCACCACGATCATAGCTATGTCAAAAGGACTCGGAAGGTGTCAGGTGTGTCATGTGTGCGGCGAAGGAGAAGAAATCGTTTAGAGTAAAACCTTACCAGAACCTTCTGAACAAGCCGGAGTGTTCCGGTTTTGCCGGATTAAAGTCAAACTTGGTTCGAGTggatatgattattattttaaatagagTTTGCCATCAGAATAACAAAATTCAGGTGCATATAtgcaaatttgttttaatagaAGATAATGCAATTTTTTGAAGGTTAAAAATGGTGTGAATTGAGGGATAAAGGTACCTCATCTGTCACGACCTAATTTTAGTTTAGATAGGAgtttcaaatcaatttttttttttttttttttaatgggataCAGAGACATTTACCTATACAAGCGAAACTGTTTTTAAAAGCAAAATTGAGATATATATCTATGGAGTCTTCTTATCTTCTTGGTGTTTCTTCTGTTGGAATcatcaatgtatatatatctgaaTCAGATTGAGTTTTTAGAATGTGATGTgcatgaagaaagaaaacaaaagaaggtgATAcgtagagagaaaaagaaggtgAGAAGTAAGGGTCTGGTGTTGGTGtgtgaacataaaaaaaaagagaggttgTGTTTTAACGTACATTGTAATCCATTAAAGGCCTTGCAAATCACGCAACAGGGACGACCAaccccttttttttgtttgtctatcCAAAACACACACGCCTCTCTTCACTCTTGTTAAATTGATAACGGCCAGACCAAATTGCAGAgagaattaaacaaaagaagaagatgaaggttcTAGAGAAGTGGTTGGCCTTGATGTACCCAAGAGTGCAAgaaggaagagaggaagagtgCTGTAGTGTGTGTCTGATGAGAATGGAGGAAAAAGATCATGTCAAGTCTCTACCTTGTTCCCATGAGTTCCATAGTCTCTGCGTCGATACATGGTTCAATGTCAGCCGCAAGATTTGCTGTCCTCTTTGTCGCTTTTCGCCTGCTACCATTCTCCTCACGGATGAACTTCTCCTCTGGTTCTCCTCTTTCCATTTCTGATTCcttcctgttttttttcttcttcttgggatTTAAAACACCTTTTTCTCTATGTAATTCCCCTTGATTCTCAGAACAAAAAAGATGAGAAAGTCTTGTAAATAAATTGTTAATTGCCAATTTTACATCTTCTTGATCACAACCGccaaaacaaaagcaatgtGATAATCACATATCACATATCTTTTGATTCCAAATTTCTACTCTCTCTTGTTCCGGAGATCCTCTGCTCCAGAAATGTTGATGTGTGAAATAGAAAATATAGATAATACAAATATTCTTTGGGATAAATCGGAACTGCTCATTTTATTAACATAGAATTCAAGAGAAGGGTTTACAGAAAATACAATCAAAGCTCTAAGCGCAATTAATACAAATGTAAATGCACTTTTCTCTCTGATTGCCAAGATTTCGGATCCAGAGCTCTGACAATGACCgctggtatttatagtgggacACTGACCTAGGGACCCTTCTGTCTCCTCCGTAAAATGACCATTTTGCCCCTGCGGCCAAATGGACCAGATCCAAGACTTCAAACCCTAAACTTCTTAAGAATCCTCTGTTGGGCTTCCCGAACTGttgggggcaaagcccatatccaacaatggtccTCCCCTAGTCCGATGTGCGATGGCTTGCTTGAGCCCGTCATGTACAATTTTCTGTCTCTAGGTCCGTCTTGCAGAAAAAACAGAAGATTGTTGAGAGCTTGAAGGCCTTCCAGAGGGTTCCTAAATGAATAGTGCATTGCGCACGTCTTTCAAGGAATCCGGAAGGTTCCGAgatgaatagtgcattgtgCACGTTTTTCGAGGTGTTCAGGAGGTTCCAAGATAAATAGTGCATTGCTCACGTTTTGAgatgaatagtgcattgtgCATGTTTTTCGAGACATCCGGGAGGTTCTGGGATAAATAGTGCATTGCACACATTTTTCGAGGCATCCGAGAGATTCcgggatgaatagtgcattgcgCACGTTTTTCTAGGTTTCTCGGATTTTAAACGAGAGTTTTACGTGTTTTCCACGTTTACCGAGGTGCGGGAAATAGAGAGCTTCAAAACTAGGGTTCTCCTTTTTACCTCGGTCAACGCACTGGTCCTCTCATATATATGTGTCCCTTTGACCTAGGTTTTACTtaattttgcttcttcttcacaaggtaaatttcttctctctctctcccttatCTCTTTACTTTAGACTTTTTGTGGTTATGTGGACCTTGATTCCGCCGACCATGGTTTCTCGCCGCCGACCATGGTTTCTTGCCGCCGACCAAAGCTTCCTTGCCGGGAGTGGGTCTCTACCACCGGTCACAGCTCCCTCTTGCCTCGTTCTTCCGTCACTGTGCGTTGTCAACCACTTCCGTCGGCCGGTCCGCTTTTCACGGTGTTCTGCGGCTTTTCCTTAACCAGATCTAGCCGAGATCGTGAGGCATCTCGGCCTAGATGTCGTTCGTCCTCGCGCTGTGAATCGACGGTTTCCTACCTCACCGACGATTCTCCTGCCGATGATTCTCCTACTTTGAAGGCTCCCTACCTCGCCGTAAATGGGGTCTTCGTACAGGACGAGATGCTCGCATCCAACATTGTACGAGACTAAATCCGGTGCATTAGAGCTGTTACGTTTGTCGGGCTGCCGCGAGCTGAGTCAAGACGAGACCGTGAGGCGTCTTGCCCATGCTGTCCTATCTTTGGTGTCCTTGCTTCTTGCCGCCGCGCCGCTAGATCTGGCGAGATGTCTTGGTGCTAGGCGTGTTGGAGTCGCCATGTGGTGGGAACGTGTACGGAAGCTATGGTGATGGCGTCATGGTGTTGCGAGTTCGTGTGTGAGATTGAGCGGGTTGCTGTGTTGTGCGTATGCGAGTAAGATACTTGGTGAGCTGGAGATTTTGACGGCGAAGTGGCGAGCTGGAGATTTTGACGGCGAAGTGGCGAGCTGGAGATTTAAACGGTCAAGATTCTATATGTGTTTGTGCCACTGCGAGTGAATGTTGGCGTGATGGCGAGGTGAAGATGTGCTCGATGATTGTCCAATCTGCTTGTTCAAAACTCTGGCGAGACGGAGGTTTCTCGGCGATGCGGTGGCGAGGTCGATGATGGTCCTGCGAGATACTCATAATGGCGTCGTATTAGAGAGATGGTGAGAAGGCAAGATCAAAATTCTCGGTGGTGAAGTGGCGGGATCGAGATCATGGTGAGCTTGATGATTTACGAGTACGAGACCGTGCTTCAGAGTTAGTGAGGTTGAGACCTTTTCGTACGAGACTATGGCGAGATGGTCTTCGTACGGGGACTAGATGGGGACTTTTACGCGGTACGCGGTATGCAGTACACAGTACGCAGTACATGGTGCACAGGACGCAGTA
The sequence above is drawn from the Camelina sativa cultivar DH55 chromosome 4, Cs, whole genome shotgun sequence genome and encodes:
- the LOC109132687 gene encoding RING finger protein 165-like, with product MKVLEKWLALMYPRVQEGREEECCSVCLMRMEEKDHVKSLPCSHEFHSLCVDTWFNVSRKICCPLCRFSPATILLTDELLLWFSSFHF